The region TGTTCGACCTGTCGGGCAGCTCGGGCGACGCAGCCGTCGCGATCGTCGCGCAGCACAACGATCCGGCGATGCGCGCGAAGCTCGCGCTGCAACCCGAGCACTACGACAGCGTGACGCTCCACGTCGGCGCCGAACCCGCGCCGCGCGACGAGGAATTGGAGGAAGGGCTGCGCGAACTGGAGCTCGACCTGTCGGTGCAGTATGGCGACGAGATCACGGCCGACGTGCGCAAGACGCTGCCGAAGTGCAAGCTGATCGCCGAATGGATCGAGCCCGCGCTGTTCGCCAGCGCGCAGATCACGGTGCGCTTCGTCGGCGAGGAGGAAGGCCGCACGCTGAACGCCGGCTACCGCCACAAGGACTACCCGACCAACGTGCTGACGTTCGCGTACGACCCTGCGCCGGACGGCACCGTGATCGGCGACCTCGTGCTGTGCTGCCCGGTCGTCGAGAAGGAAGCACACGAACAGGGCAAGCCGCTCACGGCCCATTACGCGCACCTGCTGGTGCACGGCGCGCTGCACGCGCAGGGCTACGATCACGAAACGAGCGACGAGGACGCGGCCGAAATGGAAGCGCTCGAAGTCGACATTCTGGCGAAGCTGGGCTTCCCGAACCCGTACCAATAAACGTTGTCCGTTCCATGCCCCACGCCGCGATGCAGCCGCCCGCCTACCCGCCGTCGATCGGCGACGGACGGCTGCTGACCGAAGACGAGCTCGCGGCGTCGCTCGCGCACACGATGCGCGACTGGGACGGCCGGCAGGATCTCTGGCTGTTCGGCTATGGGTCGCTGATCTGGAATCCGGGGCTGCCGACCGTCGCCGCGGTGCGCGGCAAGGTGCACGGGTATCATCGCGGGCTCTACCTGTGGTCGCGCGTGAACCGCGGCACGCCGGAACGCCCGGGCCTCGTGCTCGCGCTCGATCGCGGCGGTTCGTGCTCGGGCATCGCGTTCCGGCTCGCGGGACCGACCGCGCAGCCGCATCTCGAGACGCTGTGGAAGCGCGAGATGCCGATGGGCTCGTACCGGCCTGCGTGGCTGCCGTGCACGCTCGAAACCGGCGAACGCGTGACCGCGCTCGCATTCGTGATGCGGCGCGACGCACCGACCTACACCGGCAAGCTGCCCGACCCCGTCGTGAAGGAAGTATTCAGCTGCGCTGCCGGCCGCTACGGCACGACGCTCGATTACGTGAGCCGCACCGTCGATGCACTGCGCGCGAGCGGGATCCCCGATCGCGCGCTGGAAGCGCTGCTCGCGCGCTGCCGGTGACGCGCGGCACACACGCTTGCGCGACGCGGGCCGCCGCGCCGCGGCGTTCGAAGGAGAACCGTTACTCATGAAACCGTCACTCCGATCGCGCGGTGCGCTGGCTGCGCTGCTCGTCTTCGCGAGCGTCGCGCTGTCCGGCTGCGGGATCTTCGGCTGCGGCGGCGCCGCGACCAACGGCGCGGCCGCCGGCGGCTGCTCGGCCGGCATGCGCTTCTGAATTCCGGAATTTCGGTTGCCCAGCGCGTCTCCGGCCCGCGCGCACACTGGCCGCCCCGCCTGCGCGCGCGAGACCAAATGCCGCTGGGCGCCGGCCGGGCGCCGTTGCGCGCCGCTTTTTTGCCACCGCTGCCCCGCCGCGCCTTTCTGAGATAGGATGGACCCGACGGACACCGCCGCGCCGCGCGCGGCCGTTCCCGAGCGGGGCCGGAACGCGCCGCGTGCCCTCGGCCGGACGGCGGGGTGACACGGCCGCGCCATGCCCTTGGTGTATCCTTGCCTACTCCGTGACCGCGCGCCCCGGCATGACCCGGGCGCACCACCATGAACGATTCGTATCCCAGTCGTAAGCTCACCGACAAACCGCAAGAAAAGCGCTCGCTGCTCGAGCGCCTGACCGACTTCATCTCGCCCGAGCCGGAATCCCGGACCGAGCTGCTGGAAATTCTCCAGGACGCCCACGAACGCAACCTGATCGACGCCGATTCGCTGTCGATGATCGAGGGCGTGTTCCAGGTGTCCGATCTGTGCGCGCGCGACATCATGGTGCCGCGCGCTCAGATGGACGCGATCAATATCGCCGACAAACCCGAAGACTTCATCCCGTTCGTCCTCGAGAAGGCGCACTCACGCTACCCCGTGTACGAGGAGAACCGCGACAACGTGATCGGCGTGCTGCTCGCGAAAGACCTGCTGCGCTTCTACGCCGAAGAGGAATTCGACGTACGCGGGATGCTGCGCCCGGCCGTGTTCATTCCGGAGTCGAAGCGCCTGAACGTGTTGCTGCACGACTTCCGCGTGAACCGCAACCATCTCGCGATCGTCGTCGACGAATACGGCGGCGTCGCGGGCCTGATCACGATCGAGGACGTGCTCGAACAGATCGTCGGCGACATCGAGGATGAATACGACTTCGACGAGGAAGCCGGCAACATCATCTCGGGGCCCGACGGCCGCTACCGCGTGCGTGCGCTGACCGAGATCGAGCAGTTCAACGAGACGTTCGGCACCGACTTTTCCGACGACGAAGTCGACACGATCGGCGGGCTGATCACCCATCACTTCGGCCGCGTGCCGCACCGCGGCGAGAAGCTGCAGCTCGGCAATCTGGTATTCGAGATCCAGCGCGGCGATGCGCGCCAGGTCCACGTGCTGCTGGTGCGCCGCAACCCGCTCGCGAGCCGCCGCGCCGAAACCTCGCACGAGGATTGATCGTCTCGCGCCGGTCGCGTCTCCCTCAACCGCTCGCCCCCTCTCGCTTCACATGGACGAACCGATTCCGTCCCGCCCGGCTGGCGGGCTTCTCGCGCCGGCGCCCGGCCGCGCGCTGCCGCGCTGGCACTATCCGGCCGCACTGCTCGCGGGCGCGGCCAATACGCTCAGCTTCGCACCGACCCCGCACGGCGGCTGGCTGCAGCTCGTCGTATTCGTCTGGTTTTTCGCGCAGCTGACGCGCACGTCGAGCTGGCGCGGCGCCGCGCTCACCGGCGGCGCGTTCGGCTTCGGCAACTTCATCAGCGGCATCTGGTGGCTTTACATCAGCATGCACGTGTACGGCGAGATGGCCGCGCCGCTCGCCGGCGGCGCGCTGGTGCTGTTCGCGCTGTATCTGTCGCTGTATCCGGCGTTCTCCGCGGGGCTGTGGTCGTTCTGCGCGGGCCACGCGTGGCATCGCCGGGAGCGCGATCCGCGGCCGTTCTCGCCGAGCTGGCACGGCGCATTCGCATTCGCAAGTGCATGGGCCCTTGGCGAATGGCTGCGCGGCACCGTATTCACCGGCTTTCCGTGGCTCGCCAGCGGCTATCCGCAGGTCGACGGCCCGTTCGCCGGCTTCGCGCCGATCGTCGGCGTATACGGAATCGCGTGGGTGCTCGCGCTGTTCGCCGCGCTGGTCGTGCAGGCGCTCGTCGCCGCGCGGCGCGCACCCGCGGTCGAACGCGGCGCCGCCGGCAATGCGCGCGTGCGGACGATCGCGCCGGCCTGCATCGCGGTCGCGCTCGTCGCGGCCGGCGTCGCGCTGTCGCAGGCGACATGGACCGTGCCCGCGAATGCGCCGCTCACGGTGCGGCTTCTGCAGGGCAACGTGAAGCAGGACATCAAGTTCGAGCAGGAAGGCATCGACGCAGCGATCAAGATGTACACGCAGATGATCGTCGAGAAACCGGCCGACCTGATCGTCACGCCGGAAACCGCGATTGCGGTAATGATCCAGGAGCTTCCCGAGCCGTTCGCCGTCGCGATCCGCAAGTTCAGCGACACGACGGGCTCGGCCGTGCTGTTCGGCGCGGTCGGCGCATCCGTCACGCCCGACGGCCGTTACGTCGATTACACGAACAGCCTGTACGGCGTAACGCCGCACTCGCGCGACATATACCACTACGACAAGCACCACCTCGTGCCCTTCGGCGAATTCATTCCGTGGGGCTTTCGCTGGTTCGTCGACCTGATGAAGATGCCGCTCGGCGATTTCGCGCGCGGCGCGCCGGTGCAGAAGCCGTTCCTCGTGCACAACCAGCCGGTGATGGCCGACATTTGCTACGAGGACTTGTTCGGCGAGGAAATCGCCGCGACGATTCGCGACAATCCGCAGCCGCCCGGCGTGCTCGTCAACGTGACGAACCTCGCGTGGTTCGGCGACACGATCGCGCTCGACCAGCACCTGCAGATCGCGCGGATGCGCGCGCTCGAAACGGGGCGGCCGATGCTGCGTTCGACCAATACAGGGATGACGGCTGCGATCGATGCGCGCGGCCGCGTGCTCGGCCAGCTGAAGCCGTTTACGATCGGCTCGCTCGACGTGCGGATCGAAGGCACAAGCGGCTTCACGCCTTATGTGACGAGCGGTAACAGCGTCGTGCTCGCGATGTCGTTGATCCTGCTCGCATTCGGGTTCGCGTTCGGGCCGGGGTTGCGCCGGCGCGGTTGAATTCCGGAGCGATTGATCGTTTCCGGAGC is a window of Burkholderia latens DNA encoding:
- the lnt gene encoding apolipoprotein N-acyltransferase, which codes for MDEPIPSRPAGGLLAPAPGRALPRWHYPAALLAGAANTLSFAPTPHGGWLQLVVFVWFFAQLTRTSSWRGAALTGGAFGFGNFISGIWWLYISMHVYGEMAAPLAGGALVLFALYLSLYPAFSAGLWSFCAGHAWHRRERDPRPFSPSWHGAFAFASAWALGEWLRGTVFTGFPWLASGYPQVDGPFAGFAPIVGVYGIAWVLALFAALVVQALVAARRAPAVERGAAGNARVRTIAPACIAVALVAAGVALSQATWTVPANAPLTVRLLQGNVKQDIKFEQEGIDAAIKMYTQMIVEKPADLIVTPETAIAVMIQELPEPFAVAIRKFSDTTGSAVLFGAVGASVTPDGRYVDYTNSLYGVTPHSRDIYHYDKHHLVPFGEFIPWGFRWFVDLMKMPLGDFARGAPVQKPFLVHNQPVMADICYEDLFGEEIAATIRDNPQPPGVLVNVTNLAWFGDTIALDQHLQIARMRALETGRPMLRSTNTGMTAAIDARGRVLGQLKPFTIGSLDVRIEGTSGFTPYVTSGNSVVLAMSLILLAFGFAFGPGLRRRG
- a CDS encoding HlyC/CorC family transporter → MNDSYPSRKLTDKPQEKRSLLERLTDFISPEPESRTELLEILQDAHERNLIDADSLSMIEGVFQVSDLCARDIMVPRAQMDAINIADKPEDFIPFVLEKAHSRYPVYEENRDNVIGVLLAKDLLRFYAEEEFDVRGMLRPAVFIPESKRLNVLLHDFRVNRNHLAIVVDEYGGVAGLITIEDVLEQIVGDIEDEYDFDEEAGNIISGPDGRYRVRALTEIEQFNETFGTDFSDDEVDTIGGLITHHFGRVPHRGEKLQLGNLVFEIQRGDARQVHVLLVRRNPLASRRAETSHED
- the ybeY gene encoding rRNA maturation RNase YbeY; this translates as MKSSRSRKSGRAQSAAPQSPRLSLFDAKGKARTVNAQGLRIDFPDGRSLMFDLSGSSGDAAVAIVAQHNDPAMRAKLALQPEHYDSVTLHVGAEPAPRDEELEEGLRELELDLSVQYGDEITADVRKTLPKCKLIAEWIEPALFASAQITVRFVGEEEGRTLNAGYRHKDYPTNVLTFAYDPAPDGTVIGDLVLCCPVVEKEAHEQGKPLTAHYAHLLVHGALHAQGYDHETSDEDAAEMEALEVDILAKLGFPNPYQ
- a CDS encoding gamma-glutamylcyclotransferase gives rise to the protein MPHAAMQPPAYPPSIGDGRLLTEDELAASLAHTMRDWDGRQDLWLFGYGSLIWNPGLPTVAAVRGKVHGYHRGLYLWSRVNRGTPERPGLVLALDRGGSCSGIAFRLAGPTAQPHLETLWKREMPMGSYRPAWLPCTLETGERVTALAFVMRRDAPTYTGKLPDPVVKEVFSCAAGRYGTTLDYVSRTVDALRASGIPDRALEALLARCR